Proteins encoded by one window of Lathyrus oleraceus cultivar Zhongwan6 chromosome 1, CAAS_Psat_ZW6_1.0, whole genome shotgun sequence:
- the LOC127105021 gene encoding uncharacterized protein LOC127105021: MVAFMVANHVLKYIVKEKKTTSILSGQLWFIELITGNDNRFLEQLRMRKQVFQNLVCELTNNCGLTPTKHIGVEESVGIFLYMIGQPSSYRNAQERFQHSSETIHKHFNKVLEAICKSGKKVIKHVDLVDSSQYIRDDNRYRPYFKDCIGAINGTHIKIHVPTEKQKPFFNRKGHTSTNVMAVCDFNMSFTFALCGWEGSVHDAKILMDTLRKPNLRFPYPTEDSEYPSLKGFLAPYKNARYHLTHFRLAPGFRSRNEIFNYYHSSLRSVIERTFGVVKARWKVLQEMPNFKLQTQMAIIWACFPLHNFLRRTDSSDLDILESLENINGLQDNE, encoded by the exons ATGGTTGCTTTTATGGTTGCAAACCATGTTTTGAAATACATTGTCAAAGAAAAGAAAACTACGTCAATTCTCTCCGGCCAACTATGGTTTATAGAGTTGATAACAGGAAATGATAACAGGTTTCTTGAGCAACTTCGAATGAGGAAACAAGTCTTTCAGAATTTGGTATGCGAGTTAACTAATAATTGTGGGTTGACACCTACTAAACACATTGGAGTTGAGGAAAGTGTTGGGATATTCTTATATATGATAGGGCAACCTTCCTCATATAGAAATGCCCAAGAGCGATTTCAACATTCTAGTGAGACCATTCATAAACATTTCAACAAAGTTTTAGAAGCTATATGCAAGTCGGGGAAAAAAGTCATAAAACATGTTGATCTTGTTGACTCTTCTCAATATATCAGAGATGATAATCGATATAGGCCTTACTTCAAAGACTGTATAGGAGCAATAAATGGCACACATATTAAAATACATGTCCCAACAGAGAAACAAAAACCGTTTTTCAATAGGAAAGGACATACAAGTACTAATGTGATGGCTGTGTGTGACTTCAATATGTCCTTTACTTTTGCATTGTGTGGATGGGAAGGATCTGTTCATGATGCAAAGATTCTTATGGATACTCTTCGTAAACCCAATTTACGATTTCCTTATCCCACAGAAG ATTCAGAATACCCGTCACTTAAAGGTTTCTTGGCACCATACAAGAATGCAAGGTATCATCTTACACATTTTAGACTTGCTCCAGGATTCAGATCAAGAAATGAAATTTTTAATTATTATCATTCTAGTTTGAGAAGTGTGATTGAAAGAACTTTTGGCGTGGTAAAAGCAAGATGGAAAGTATTACAAGAAATGCCTAATTTCAAGCTTCAAACTCAAATGGCTATTATTTGGGCTTGTTTTCCACTTCATAACTTTTTAAGAAGAACAGACTCAAGTGACTTGGATATTCTTGAAAGTTTAGAGAACATCAATGGTTTACAAGACAATGAGTAA